GCGCCCGCTGCGGCACCAGGAAGGCGGTCGCGAGCGCCTGCAGGTAGCCCGAATTGGTGTGGCCGCTCGGATAGGCGCCGTCGGCGTAGGGGTTGGTGCTGTTGATGATCGGCTGGAGCAGCGCCGGCACGTTGACGGCGGTGGAGACCCGGTAGGGCCGCGGCGAGGTGCCGATGCCTGGCACGTAGTCGCCGACCGAGAAGGTGGCCGGGGTGAAGGTGGCACCCGAGAAGGTGCCGACGTTGGGCACGGTGAGCGGCCGCCCGCCATTGGCGTCGATCATCGCCTGCGTGACCGTGAAGCCGCGCACCCACCTGTCCGCCGTGCCGTAGACCGCCGGGACGGTGAAGTTCGACAGGTAGGTCGGCACCACCAGGCCCGCGGTGTCGCGGGTCGAGAGGCCGGCCTTGTTCGTCGTCGCGCTGTAGTTGTTGAAGCGGGCGTCGAGCGGGTTGATGGCCGGGTTGTCGCCCTGGTAGCGGGCGAAGATGCGCTTGGCCGGCTCGGTCGAGGCGTTGGCGCGCGCGATGGTGTTGATGAAGTCGACCGCCGCGGCGAGCGGCGTCGCCGTCCCGTTGCCGAAGGTCGTCGCGCCCGCGCTGGCGTCGTTGCCGGTGCGGATGTTCGCCGCGTAATCGGCGAGCGTCGTGGTCACGTACGTCGTCGGCGTCAGGCTCGTCGGCGCCGTGCCGGTGAACGACGCGCCGGCTCCCGTGAGGTAGGCCGAGGTCAGCGGCCCGAGGCCGTTGAGGATGCTGTAGGCCTGGCCCGTGCGGTCGTCGTGGATCGCCGCCAGGGTCTGCGCGTCGCTGCGCCCCTGCGTCAGGGTGACGACGGTCCGGTAGTTCCGGGTCAGCGCCGCCGGGTCGCCGGTCTGGAGCCCGTTATAGGAATCGAGCACGCGGTTGAGCACCGTGCCGGGATTGACCGAGGTGCTGTTGGCAAAGCCCACCGACGGCGAGGTCGGTACGCCCTGCGCCCACGCATGCGCCGGGAAGAGACATGTCGCCGCGAGCAGCGCGACGTTGAGTTTCGATTGCATAGCCCCTCACAGATCGTTCTCTGTGCCGGGGCGGCGCCTAGCTTGGCCGTATGAAGTCTCGATGACGGAGGGCCCGGCAGCAATATCGAGAAACGATGTGCCGGGACTCGGCCCTCATGGGACGATCGAAGTCTCTCGGGAGATGACCGGCCGCGACCCGATGAGGTTCGTCCCCGGCGGAGCAGTGCTGCCGCCGGTCCGTCGACGCCCCGCGCGGGATAGGCCGCTCCCGCGGCAAGTCTCCCGCGGCAAGTCTCCCGCCAGCCGCGACCGGCACGAGCGTCGCCGGGGACGGTCGGCCGATGCAAGGCCGCCCGGGATCGATCCGGTCCCGGGCGGCGCGGTAGTCCAGGTGCGCGGTCGCAGCGCCCGCGATACCGGCCCGCGACGTCGGGAGTACGTGATAAGCTCGCCCTCACGCCGCCCGGACGGTGTCGAGGAAACGCCTGACCTCGGCGCCGAGGTGCCCGGATTGGCGCGACAGCTCGGAGGAGGCCGAGAGAACCAGGCCGGCCGACACCCCGGACTGCTCGGCGGCGCTCGCCACCGTGGCGACGTTGTGGGTGACCTCGTCGGTCCCGGCGGCGGCGTGGGAGACGTTGCGGACGATCTCCTGGGTCGCCGCGCCCTGCTCCTCCACCGCCGCGGCGATCGAGGTCGCGACGCCTGAAATCTCCTCGATTCGCGCGGTGATCTTGCCGATCGCGCCGGCCGCCTGGCCCGTCGAGGCCTGGATCGCCGCGATCTGGCTCGTGATCTCCTCGGTCGCCTTCGCGGTCTGGCCGGCGAGTTCCTTGACCTCCGCGGCCACCACCGCGAAGCCGCGGCCGGCGGCACCCGCGCGCGCCGCCTCGATCGTGGCGTTCAGCGCCAGCAGGTTCGTCTGCGAGGCAATCGAGGAGATCAGCCCGACCACGTCGCCGATGCGGGCGGTCGCCTCGGTCAGCGCCCGGACCTGGTGGGCGGTCTGCCCGGCCTCGGCGACCGCGGCCTGCGCCAGCCTGGCCGAGCCGTCGACCTGGCGGCCGATCTCCTGGACCGAGGCGCCGAGCTCCTCGGCGGCTTCCGCCACCGCGCCGACATTGGCGGCGGCCTGCGCGGCCGCGGCGGCGACGCCGGTGGACTGGCTCGCGGTCTGGGTCGCGGTCGCCGTCATGGCCTGGGCGGTGGCCTGGAGCTCCGCCGCCGAGGCCGAGACCTGGCCGACGATGCCGCCGACGGCGCGCTCGAAGGCGTCCGCCATCTGGCGCATGCCGGCGCGGCGCTGCTCCTCCGCCGAGGCGCGGGCGAGCGCCGTCTCCTCCTCGAGCGCGCGTGCGCGCACCATGCTCTCCTTGAACACCTGCACGGCGCCCGCCATCGCGCCGATCTCGTCGCGCCGGCCCCGCGCCGGCACCGCCTCGTCGAGCCGGCCGGCGGCGAGGGCGCCCATGCTGGCGGAGAGCCCGATCAGGGGCTTGGCGATGCTCCGCCCGATCAGCGTGGCGGCCGCGCCGACGAGGAGCGCCACCAGGGCTGCGCCGGCGACGAGGTTCCACAGCGTGGCGTGGACCTGGGCCGCGGTGTCGTCGGCGTAGATGCCGGTTCCGACGACCCAGCCCCAGGGCTGGAAGCTGCGGGCGTAGGACACCTTCTCGACCGGCACGTCGGAGCCCGGCTTCGGCCACCAGTAGGTCTCGAACGCGGCGCCGTTCGCCTCGACCTTGCGCATCATCTCGGCGAAGAACTTGCGGCCGGACGGCTCGGCGAGGCCGCTGACGTCGCGCCCGACCAGCTTGGGATCGGCGTGCGCGATCAGCCGCGACTGCATGTCGTTGACCCAGAAGAACTCGCCGGTGCCGTACCGCAGGTTGCCGACCGCGGCCGCCGCGGTCTTCTGGGCCGCCTCCCGGGTCATCCGCCCGGCGCGCTCCTCGGCCTCGAAATGGGCGAGGACGCCGTGGGCGGCATCGACCAGGTCCTTGGTCTTGAGGGCCCGGGCGTTGGTGATCGCCCCGGCGAGGTCGTAGGCCGCGAGGCCGAGGATGAGGGCGAGCCCGACGAGCGCGACCCCGGTCAGGGCCTGGATCCGGGCGGCGATCTTGAGCGACATGGAGGGCCTTGCAAGGAGGGGGCCGGTCCTCGCGCCCGATCGTTCGGGGCGCGGGGCCGGTCGCGGCGATCGAGGATCGGGCGGCAGACCCGTGCCGCACGGCGCTCCGGATCGGGCGTGCCCCAACTCGATCGGGTACGAGGCGATCATGCAGCCTAACA
The sequence above is drawn from the Methylobacterium terrae genome and encodes:
- a CDS encoding methyl-accepting chemotaxis protein gives rise to the protein MSLKIAARIQALTGVALVGLALILGLAAYDLAGAITNARALKTKDLVDAAHGVLAHFEAEERAGRMTREAAQKTAAAAVGNLRYGTGEFFWVNDMQSRLIAHADPKLVGRDVSGLAEPSGRKFFAEMMRKVEANGAAFETYWWPKPGSDVPVEKVSYARSFQPWGWVVGTGIYADDTAAQVHATLWNLVAGAALVALLVGAAATLIGRSIAKPLIGLSASMGALAAGRLDEAVPARGRRDEIGAMAGAVQVFKESMVRARALEEETALARASAEEQRRAGMRQMADAFERAVGGIVGQVSASAAELQATAQAMTATATQTASQSTGVAAAAAQAAANVGAVAEAAEELGASVQEIGRQVDGSARLAQAAVAEAGQTAHQVRALTEATARIGDVVGLISSIASQTNLLALNATIEAARAGAAGRGFAVVAAEVKELAGQTAKATEEITSQIAAIQASTGQAAGAIGKITARIEEISGVATSIAAAVEEQGAATQEIVRNVSHAAAGTDEVTHNVATVASAAEQSGVSAGLVLSASSELSRQSGHLGAEVRRFLDTVRAA